The following is a genomic window from Miscanthus floridulus cultivar M001 chromosome 14, ASM1932011v1, whole genome shotgun sequence.
ATGAAGCACACCAGATTTCCCTCATATCATACATCTGATACAACCATGACTCCTTATTTGTAACCTTATGCTTATCCAAAAATTCCTACCATTTTCTCTTGGTCTCTTCTATGGACCAACAATCATAAAGGAAACTCCTGAATTCATCATTGACAACATCATCCTTAAGATTACGCACAATGTTCTGCTCAATATGCCATATGCAGAGCCTATGCGATGAATTCGGCCACACCAGCCTGATTGCTCTCTGCATAGCAAGGTCTCCATCAGTGATCACGGAGACCGGATGCTTCTGAATCATGGCCTCGGAAAATGTACTCAGCAACCACACATATGACTCAATATTCTCATGAGAAATAATTCCACATCCAAAAATAACTGTGCTTCGATGGTGATTCACCCCAACAAAAGGAACAATGGGTAGGTTGTACCGATTAGTTTTGTAGGTGCTATCAAATACAACGACATCACCAAATGCTTCATAAGCAAGCAGACATTGACTATCACACCAGAATAGTCCCTTCAGGTGTCCTTCCCCATCAACCATGTACTTGAAAAAGAATTCAGGGTCTCTGCGCTGAAGTTCCGTCAGGTAACTGATGATTGTTTGAGCGTCACCGGCACCAATTGTCTCCGCCTTATAGCGGTGGTAGAAATTATACAAGTCCCTTGTTGTACACCCAACCTTATCATACCCATCATACTGCATTTTCAAAATATCCATTATCTTGTGTTTGCGGATCCCAGAACTCTCCATCTCCACAATCTCAGCTTTCTGCTCATCGTTGATTCTTCTATGTGAACGTAGCAGACAAGTAAGCTCTGCTGGCGCCATCggatggttgtgttcatcgatgaaatCCTTCACATACCACTGTCCTGTTATTTGATCTCGTGCAATCACAAATTTAGCAAGGCATCCAACACGGGTAATATTCCGCGGCTTCCGCTTCTTAATTGCCCTCTTCAGCTGcttctcttcacggaaaccttgaCGACTACAAACGAACTTCCGAAGAGTCATCTCATTGTGGCCATTGTCCCACTCACAATAGCTTCTCCTCACACTAAATCCTTTCTCAAAACCATAGTTGTTATAGAACTGaaattcttcttcttcattagcaAACATCTTCTTGATAATTTCATTGTACTCCAGCAAAGACTCAAGATCTAACATTTCCTCCTGTATCCATCAACAACATTAAGCAAATTAAAATTCCACATAACAAATTTAAGAGTTCAGAAACCTAAATAGCACCACACAAGGACAAGTTTAAGGACTGCCCTTGTAAAATAGTGGAGTGAGCTCAAAGAAAGTAAAGAGGAAGGCTAAGCAGGTTGATGAATGGGGCTGGGCTACAAGGTTTCATGAACCTTCATCAAATTCAGTAAAACAAGACAGTAGTCTGCTACTAGGTGCCAATACTAGAGTGCGGCTAAATTCCTCTGACATCAAAGTGCTCACAGAAGGTGACATTTAAACATCAATTCTCCAGAGCCTCCTAGTGTAAATTGACATCTACAAGACTACAACAACTCATCTGTTGGTAAAACAGCCACTCAGCTTACCCAGTCAGCTAAATAATCACTATATACTATGCTTGTACCCACAATGCACCCTGATCTAACTTTGATAGGCAATTACTGTAACTCCTACAATTCAAAGATGTGGACTACTTACTAGATGCTACAACTCTCTTATAACCATCACCAAATTGACTACAGAGCATCCACCACACCCTAGTGAGAGCTGTTTATTCAGACATCCTTTCGAAAAAAACAAAACTGTTAATGACCACAATGTGCTCCCAAAGATGTATACAATCCAACAGCCACTTTAAGGACATGGAAGCAGAATCACCAGGTGGCTTTTCatagaagaatatatatatatatatatatatatatatatatatatatatatatatatatatatatatatatatatatatatatatatatagtaataaCAGAATACTGAACTACAGTATCAGTCACAGGCCACTCAAAACTTGTCACATTTGTGTCCACATTCATTAGCCAGTATCCGAAACATAACACCCACAAACCAGAAAACTCAATTTGGGCAGCAAAATCTGAGGGCGCCAGCATTCTATCAAGTTTGGCGGCCTCGCTCCACGCCCTaaaaataatgtatcaataatGCCAGTAAAAAGAGTTTGGAACACAATGCCAGTAAATGTCAATTTATCTACATTAAAATATTAAGCTTCCAGGTTTAATTGTGCCATGGTCATTGCATTCTTTTTAGCTGCCAAAGCTGTAGTTAAATTCTAGCTTGTACTTTGAGTAGCGAAGTTGAAGTGTGTGATCCAGAAATCAAAACACCAAGGCACCAAGCAATGCAATTGGTAAGGTTTCTGCTTGGATAAAATGGTGGTGCACTCTTTTATATCTATGGACAAATATATGTAACAAATTGCATTCATGAACACATCTTAACAGTAGACTAAATCAAGCACCAAACTGACATAAAACATATTTCAGTTTCCTgaatataatttaaaaaaattatgGTTCTTCTATTGGGACCAACTAAAAACCTTTAGTAGATAATATTATTCCAACTTAGCATATGGACATAAGGTGCAAAATTTCTTTTGGCTATCAGGCAAAAAGGAGAAACGAATTTTAAATCTCCACAAGAACAATTAGAAGCTCAGATAAATTAGTCAAATACAATAATTTTGTTGGGATTTTCTGACACTGAAATATGACTTGTAGCCTATTTGAATAGCAACACATGGAATTGCTAGAGTTTGGTTTTACAGTAATAGATAGAATTCTCTGAAAGAGATAATGAACTTTTGCTATATACACACTTTTTCAAGAGATAACTTACTTCTAACGATCACACTCTTTCTGTAAAGCTGCTGCATACAATGGAGCGGCAACAGCAACACCAAAAAACGGCAGCAAGCATAGCTTCTCCAACTGTGGATTTGAGATTGCAGTATAAGACAGCACAACAAAATAACAGCTCCCAAGGACAACAGAGCTTTTCTGCAGAAGATAAGGAATCAAAACAAAGTTAGCACCCAGCAAGAACTGTGTAATAAAAAAACATAGCAATCTACTACCAAGAATTTGGTGCAAACATAAAAGAGAAAATATTAACTTTGTGCAAAAAGGTACAGTGGAAAGGCAAATTTTACTTTGActtcatcatttgaatgtagtatTGACTTGATACAGATCCTGAACCCCCCCTAGAATTCCCTAATTAACAGTGTTTTTAAAAAATGGTGCTAGGAATGCTAGGATGGTACTAGCTTAAAAAAGAAAGATCGATTTTGTGCAGAAGTTGTACATTCAACAGTCGAATGGTGTGCGTTACAGTCGAATGGTGTATTACTACAATTGCATTTGGAACAAACCAATTCACTTATTTACAGTGTCTCAAACCTCGCTTGCCGCTAGGAGTGCTAAAAAGGAGGTAAGGATCAAATGGGAGAGGAACAAGGAGGAGACAGGAGAAGAAGACCTGAAATTTCAGATCTGTGATCAACCGTGCCACCCTCGACGACCTCTCAACCAGCCCAACCGCCGTCGAGTCCGCCCCGACCCCGAGCCGAACGACTGCAATTTCCTTCACCTTCCACAGCCCACACCACCATGGGCTCACAGAGTCACAGTCCACACTCCACGGCAGCGTCCGGTGAGAGCACAATCGAGCCGAGCGGGCCGGCGACGACGAGGTTCGGCGGAACTGAACCGAGGCGGAGCGCGGCAGGGGTGTGCTCGGATCGATCCTGGACGACGCCGCGCTAAGCGATGGCGTCCCCGAAGCAATGGCCAGGGTGAGGGCTAGGTGGCGACGGCTAGGTCTTGTGCGCAACCTCGCGTCCTTCGGCGTCGCCGCGAAGGGGTTCGGGTCGGGGGTGCGTGGGCGAGGAGGGGTGatggggggagggggagggggagggggaggcgcAATTACCTTCCTAACCATCAACGCATAAAAACAATTAGAGCTAATAATTTGCTTAGGAACTAAGAGGAACCAAGAAGTACCCCCAACCACTGTAAAAGAGCTCTAACTTTAAATGTACACCGTCTATGGACTTGCCCCCACATGCAAGAGGAGATTGGGATAAAACACGTGCAATCATACCTCATAATTAATCTGTCACCAAgtcctaacaaattttgttattCATGTGATTTTCAGATTCTTATCTCACAGCTTTCTACATTCCAAACGCCTTCTCTTGTTCCTTTGCTATGTTTTTTATTATTTGTCTGTGTTGCTACTGCGTTCCACATGATGCCACATGATTGGGAACGTGAAAGCTGCTGCTAGCCACATGATGCCATTAATGCCTGCAAGTTAATCAGACCAGTTTAAAACAATTTCAGCCATGTGACCAGGGGCCAAGATCTCCGGACTTTTTTTCGGAACACGCATTCACGTGAGTTTCATTAAGAAGAAGCAAGAGTGCCGAAGGAACGGCGTACACGATGACTATGGGAGAACCCATAGCGCATGATACAAAAAAACACAGAGCGAGTGGTTTAGAACGAAAAACACAAGTGAAAGCAAGAAGTATCCACTAGAAAGAACGCGGCAACCTAGCTAGCTGGACCTGTAGCTAAATATAACGTTGCGAAGGCTGCCAACAAGGGAGGTGAAGCCtcggtggcaaagcatccaccggaAAGAACGCGGCAAAATTCGCGAGCACAACGCGGCAAAGCATCCGCGGGCTGGTAGCGACtatggcggcaaagcatccgcccagGCAGCAACGAGGGCAAAGCATCCGTCGAGTATCCGCAAGCGGCCAGATAGCCGCT
Proteins encoded in this region:
- the LOC136504666 gene encoding protein FAR1-RELATED SEQUENCE 5-like — translated: MLDLESLLEYNEIIKKMFANEEEEFQFYNNYGFEKGFSVRRSYCEWDNGHNEMTLRKFVCSRQGFREEKQLKRAIKKRKPRNITRVGCLAKFVIARDQITGQWYVKDFIDEHNHPMAPAELTCLLRSHRRINDEQKAEIVEMESSGIRKHKIMDILKMQYDGYDKVGCTTRDLYNFYHRYKAETIGAGDAQTIISYLTELQRRDPEFFFKYMVDGEGHLKGLFWCDSQCLLAYEAFGDVVVFDSTYKTNRYNLPIVPFVGVNHHRSTVIFGCGIISHENIESYVWLLSTFSEAMIQKHPVSVITDGDLAMQRAIRLVWPNSSHRLCIWHIEQNIVRNLKDDVVNDEFRSFLYDCWSIEETKRKW